A region from the Janthinobacterium agaricidamnosum genome encodes:
- a CDS encoding alpha/beta fold hydrolase: protein MQLTIENTTAYCYTGGKPFNPNQPTAVFIHGAQNDHSVWALQTRYFAHHGWNVLAVDLPGHGRSGGAAKTKVEELARWILAVLDGAGAPRAMLIGHSMGSLIALEAAFLAPDRVSHLAMLGSTYPMKVSPALLETSLNDEQAAIDMVNIWSHSSIAQKPSFPGPGFYAMGGARRLKQRIAALNPAHVFHTDFSACNAYANGEIAAASVHCPTLFIFGARDMMTPPKSTRLLTSTIAHGTVVQVDSGHELMAEQPDAVLDALFAFAQTAAAAAAA from the coding sequence ATGCAGCTCACCATTGAGAACACCACGGCCTACTGCTACACGGGCGGCAAGCCATTCAACCCGAACCAGCCCACGGCCGTCTTCATCCACGGCGCGCAAAACGACCATAGCGTGTGGGCCCTGCAGACGCGCTACTTTGCTCACCACGGCTGGAACGTGCTGGCCGTCGACTTGCCGGGCCATGGCCGCAGCGGCGGCGCGGCGAAAACCAAGGTCGAGGAACTGGCGCGCTGGATCCTCGCCGTGCTGGACGGGGCCGGCGCACCCAGGGCCATGCTGATCGGCCACAGCATGGGATCATTGATCGCGCTGGAAGCGGCATTCCTGGCACCGGATCGCGTCAGCCACCTGGCCATGCTCGGCTCCACCTACCCGATGAAAGTCTCGCCGGCGCTGCTGGAAACATCGCTCAACGATGAACAGGCGGCCATCGACATGGTCAATATCTGGTCGCACTCGTCGATCGCGCAAAAGCCCTCGTTTCCCGGCCCCGGCTTCTATGCCATGGGCGGCGCGCGGCGCCTGAAACAGCGCATCGCCGCGCTCAATCCCGCTCACGTGTTTCACACGGATTTTTCTGCCTGCAATGCCTACGCGAACGGCGAAATCGCGGCCGCTTCGGTACACTGCCCCACTTTATTCATTTTCGGCGCGCGCGACATGATGACGCCGCCCAAGTCGACCCGGCTGCTGACGTCCACCATAGCGCATGGCACCGTGGTGCAGGTCGACAGCGGGCACGAATTGATGGCCGAGCAGCCGGACGCCGTGCTCGACGCGCTGTTTGCGTTTGCGCAAACGGCAGCGGCAGCGGCAGCGGCATGA
- a CDS encoding PoNe immunity protein domain-containing protein, which translates to MLLNTLFEELTGRGSGTEAERHERYNWLQQLRFNNPQAEEGGPMAGIPYYQWCRLPQALIVAGQHTDLLVGTTSALYLVFEGRHAAAFAAELGLQYDANNRIDRPGGLDELLDAYEEQDDGSWATLPNEAPAPPLAGWDDVYFRVRDLSDGRTIQSVTTIAYESSRFPGYTLLGTTMVGAGAIAHDDETAEYLQQIFADWAIQRECADVCLPAQEPWPHAPRQTPPAPFGTPFDFARNLAYLDTLLAAYERAQGQAEIDGGDSAYWACAAASVAYQVFSLRYTAGLPLPEVETALEAAIGACEAARAALAEAYDDDALPAFDFEQLTDYARTLQLLGAALLFGRHDLAARLAALQTAFDGEDGVYEALLSTIDAQRPAVDEWYFAEPYSALFECLDADDAAQQLEHLRHYLASWHGALVHEDWFNGHLRAHGLGGYYGLWAFEAAAVAKHLGLERCALAHWVMPPTP; encoded by the coding sequence ATGTTGTTGAATACCCTGTTTGAAGAATTGACCGGCCGCGGCAGCGGCACGGAGGCGGAGCGGCACGAACGCTACAACTGGCTGCAACAGCTGCGTTTCAATAACCCGCAAGCGGAAGAAGGCGGCCCGATGGCCGGCATTCCGTACTACCAATGGTGCCGGCTGCCGCAAGCGCTGATCGTCGCGGGCCAGCACACGGACCTGCTGGTCGGCACCACGAGCGCACTGTATCTGGTCTTCGAGGGCCGCCACGCGGCCGCGTTTGCGGCCGAACTGGGCCTGCAATACGACGCCAACAACCGCATCGACCGCCCCGGCGGCCTCGACGAGCTGCTCGATGCCTATGAAGAGCAGGACGACGGCAGCTGGGCCACCCTGCCGAACGAAGCGCCAGCGCCGCCGCTTGCCGGCTGGGACGACGTGTACTTCCGCGTGCGCGACCTGAGCGACGGCAGGACCATCCAGAGCGTGACCACCATCGCCTACGAAAGCAGCCGTTTCCCTGGCTACACCCTGCTGGGCACGACCATGGTGGGCGCGGGCGCCATCGCCCACGACGACGAGACGGCGGAATATTTGCAGCAAATCTTCGCCGACTGGGCCATTCAGCGCGAATGCGCCGATGTCTGTCTGCCAGCGCAGGAACCGTGGCCCCACGCGCCGCGCCAGACGCCGCCCGCGCCTTTCGGTACCCCCTTCGATTTTGCCCGCAATCTCGCCTATCTTGACACCCTGCTGGCCGCCTACGAACGCGCGCAGGGGCAGGCGGAAATCGATGGCGGCGATAGCGCTTACTGGGCATGCGCGGCCGCCAGCGTGGCTTACCAGGTCTTCTCGCTGCGCTACACGGCAGGCCTGCCCTTGCCCGAAGTGGAAACGGCGCTGGAAGCTGCCATCGGCGCCTGCGAAGCGGCACGCGCGGCCCTGGCCGAGGCCTACGATGACGATGCCTTGCCCGCCTTTGATTTCGAACAATTGACGGATTACGCGCGTACCCTGCAGCTGCTGGGCGCGGCCCTGCTGTTCGGCCGCCACGACCTGGCCGCCCGCCTGGCCGCCCTGCAGACGGCCTTCGACGGCGAAGACGGCGTGTACGAAGCGCTGCTGTCGACGATCGATGCGCAGCGTCCAGCCGTCGACGAATGGTATTTCGCCGAGCCCTATTCGGCCCTGTTCGAGTGCCTGGACGCGGACGATGCCGCGCAGCAGCTGGAACACCTGCGGCACTATCTGGCCAGCTGGCATGGCGCGCTGGTGCACGAAGACTGGTTCAACGGCCATTTGCGCGCGCACGGCCTGGGCGGCTACTACGGCCTGTGGGCCTTCGAGGCGGCCGCCGTGGCCAAACACCTTGGCCTGGAGCGCTGCGCGCTGGCCCACTGGGTGATGCCGCCCACGCCCTGA
- a CDS encoding DUF6630 family protein, translating into MINTAALFGTAFLPGQAGFDIETITGLAEWRLDVPVLFKLLIGAGTQAVAWPIYGDGEDCPCVLAAPMAQAQASWQALSALMDRPRDAAAIVARSAISSLLASGQAWLILDCVQLIAHDIGTPEYAAALEALRAEAHALHSALQRGDRDALAPLLAAGSASPATGYWSASASAQLADVEELDAEDVPFLQGLEVAGWEEDALCYAVSAAAEPDVTGLVTPYGRWIVPLSQRYVDLGVYYADDGWITFATADAPDAHGVLDLNGTVVLPPSPGALYVISPHLVQRIAPDGASRLLRLPDGALLMDGVDNICQRDDGLIDIERQTGDDDERNVHGVVDTTGKVVVPASYSSVQDFGTKKKIAIVSQRIAGRFLFGLVNSQGELLAPCQYEAIDSATTSSPPKLRKNLIFAIDAQGLACMLTPDGKQAFTPLYPPAHYLRGVAVQSDFLYVVNDGMAWSMDFTGQLLEQFDTVENFKAAITAQLSESIGLGKKKPAKRRSFTPAQILAKADREQLRALAALLLLGDAALAARCVDITLEELADDDPEEEYEGETPEAACFFLLWSTAADALGHGTTLDWKSVDEVPRIARHIDLPALRDFSWAQREDGDAMAEGLAAIATHLAPHQLRLVNLHGGEDTYYLGVVRTQDAAAFSKAALQAVLRPVLL; encoded by the coding sequence ATGATCAATACCGCAGCCCTGTTCGGCACCGCATTTTTACCCGGCCAGGCCGGCTTCGACATCGAGACGATCACGGGCCTGGCTGAATGGCGGCTGGACGTACCCGTGCTGTTCAAGCTGCTCATCGGCGCCGGCACGCAAGCAGTCGCCTGGCCCATCTACGGCGATGGCGAAGACTGCCCCTGCGTGCTGGCCGCGCCGATGGCGCAGGCACAGGCCAGCTGGCAAGCGTTGTCCGCGCTGATGGACCGGCCGCGCGACGCGGCCGCCATCGTCGCGCGCAGCGCCATCAGCAGCCTGCTGGCCAGCGGCCAGGCGTGGCTGATCCTCGATTGCGTGCAGCTGATCGCGCACGATATCGGCACGCCGGAATACGCGGCCGCGCTCGAGGCCCTGCGCGCCGAGGCGCATGCCCTGCACTCTGCCCTGCAGCGCGGCGACCGGGACGCGTTGGCGCCGCTGCTGGCCGCTGGTTCCGCATCGCCTGCGACCGGCTACTGGTCGGCGTCCGCCAGCGCGCAACTGGCCGATGTCGAGGAACTCGATGCGGAAGATGTACCGTTCCTGCAAGGCCTGGAAGTGGCGGGATGGGAGGAAGACGCGCTGTGCTATGCAGTCAGCGCCGCCGCTGAACCGGACGTCACCGGCCTCGTCACGCCCTATGGCCGCTGGATCGTGCCGCTGTCGCAGCGCTATGTCGACCTGGGCGTTTACTACGCGGACGATGGCTGGATCACCTTTGCCACGGCGGACGCCCCCGATGCACACGGCGTGCTGGACCTGAACGGCACGGTGGTGCTGCCGCCGTCCCCCGGAGCCCTGTACGTCATCAGCCCCCATCTGGTACAGAGAATCGCGCCGGACGGCGCCAGCCGCCTGCTGCGCCTGCCCGACGGCGCGCTGCTGATGGACGGGGTGGACAACATCTGCCAGCGCGACGATGGTTTGATCGACATCGAACGCCAGACGGGCGATGACGACGAGCGCAATGTGCACGGCGTGGTCGACACCACGGGCAAGGTGGTGGTGCCGGCCTCCTACAGCTCCGTGCAGGATTTCGGCACGAAGAAGAAAATCGCCATCGTCAGCCAGCGCATCGCCGGGCGCTTCCTGTTTGGCCTGGTCAATAGCCAGGGCGAGCTGCTGGCGCCCTGCCAGTACGAAGCCATCGATAGCGCCACCACGTCGTCGCCGCCCAAGCTGCGCAAGAATCTGATCTTCGCCATCGATGCGCAAGGCCTGGCCTGCATGCTGACGCCCGATGGCAAGCAGGCGTTTACGCCGCTATATCCGCCCGCCCACTATCTGCGCGGCGTGGCCGTGCAAAGCGACTTTTTATATGTGGTCAACGATGGCATGGCCTGGAGCATGGATTTCACGGGCCAGCTGCTGGAGCAGTTCGACACCGTGGAGAACTTCAAGGCGGCCATCACGGCGCAATTGAGCGAGTCCATCGGCCTGGGCAAGAAAAAACCCGCCAAGCGCCGCAGTTTCACGCCGGCGCAGATCCTGGCCAAGGCCGACCGCGAGCAGTTGCGCGCGCTGGCCGCGCTGCTCTTGCTGGGCGATGCGGCACTGGCCGCACGCTGCGTGGACATCACCCTGGAAGAACTGGCGGATGACGACCCGGAAGAGGAATACGAAGGCGAGACGCCCGAAGCGGCGTGTTTCTTCCTGCTCTGGTCCACGGCCGCCGATGCGCTGGGCCACGGCACCACCCTGGACTGGAAATCGGTCGATGAAGTGCCGCGCATCGCCCGGCACATCGACCTGCCCGCGCTGCGCGATTTTTCGTGGGCGCAGCGCGAGGATGGCGACGCGATGGCCGAAGGCCTGGCCGCCATCGCCACCCACCTGGCGCCGCATCAGCTGCGCCTGGTGAACCTGCACGGCGGCGAGGACACGTATTATCTGGGCGTGGTACGCACGCAGGATGCGGCCGCGTTCAGCAAGGCGGCGCTGCAGGCGGTCCTGCGGCCCGTGCTGCTGTGA
- a CDS encoding esterase-like activity of phytase family protein produces the protein MMVSGMLAACGGSSSAAPDAVPKEGEGLPHQLVGWAALPDTARWPAPVSGQFMAAALGVSPPFANGVPIPGFSALLRNDDGSWTAMADNGYGAKGNSADFVLGLYNASINFRTDADASKTPGSIKINSFLAFNDARGFLNDGKGIDLKITADYVNYPSNTSGGLVFSDSGIAVDARIRAGRLLTGFDFDIESLARAADGTWFVGEEFGPYILHFDKNGTLMGDPVPHPFLRSPANPEVLGKGASITLSGSRGFESLAYNADRSLLYAVPEAAPSDPSLRPVTADERYLNIFEFDPAAMRYTGKNLVYRKDGAAKDNGVVIGDMTNVGGSKFVLIERDGFWGAKAVIKRLYLVDLKEKDADGALKKTLLVDLLNISDPKGIGGQASNMPVGKFSMPFDSVESVEVLDAHTLVVAIDTNYPGEDGRKPGKPDDTEVITLRFDKALFDRSVK, from the coding sequence GTGATGGTGAGCGGCATGCTGGCTGCCTGCGGCGGCAGTTCCTCTGCGGCTCCCGACGCGGTGCCCAAGGAGGGGGAAGGGCTGCCGCACCAGTTGGTCGGCTGGGCAGCGTTGCCTGACACGGCGCGCTGGCCGGCGCCGGTTTCCGGACAGTTCATGGCCGCGGCGCTTGGCGTCAGCCCGCCGTTTGCCAATGGCGTGCCGATTCCCGGCTTCTCCGCTCTGCTGAGGAATGACGACGGCAGCTGGACTGCCATGGCCGACAATGGCTACGGCGCCAAGGGCAATTCGGCCGATTTCGTGCTCGGCCTGTATAACGCCAGCATCAACTTCCGCACGGACGCAGACGCCAGCAAGACGCCGGGCAGCATCAAGATCAACAGTTTTCTCGCCTTCAACGACGCCAGGGGTTTCTTAAACGACGGCAAGGGCATCGACCTGAAAATCACGGCCGACTATGTCAACTACCCAAGCAACACCTCCGGCGGGCTGGTCTTTTCCGACAGCGGTATCGCCGTCGATGCGCGCATTCGCGCGGGCCGCCTGCTGACCGGTTTTGACTTCGACATTGAATCGCTCGCGCGCGCCGCCGATGGCACCTGGTTCGTGGGCGAGGAGTTCGGCCCGTATATCCTGCACTTCGACAAAAACGGCACGCTCATGGGCGATCCCGTTCCCCATCCCTTCCTGCGCAGCCCGGCCAATCCGGAAGTGCTGGGCAAGGGCGCCAGCATCACCCTGTCAGGCAGCCGCGGTTTCGAAAGCCTGGCCTATAACGCCGACCGCAGCCTGCTCTACGCGGTGCCGGAAGCGGCGCCAAGCGACCCGTCCCTGCGGCCCGTTACCGCGGATGAGCGCTACCTGAACATCTTCGAGTTCGACCCCGCCGCCATGCGCTATACCGGCAAGAACCTCGTGTACCGCAAGGATGGCGCGGCCAAGGATAATGGCGTCGTGATCGGCGACATGACCAATGTCGGCGGCAGCAAGTTCGTGCTCATCGAGCGCGACGGCTTCTGGGGCGCCAAGGCCGTGATCAAGCGCCTGTACCTGGTCGACCTGAAGGAGAAAGATGCTGATGGCGCCCTCAAGAAAACGCTGCTGGTGGACTTGCTGAATATCTCCGACCCCAAAGGCATCGGCGGGCAGGCGAGCAATATGCCCGTGGGTAAGTTCAGCATGCCTTTCGACTCGGTGGAGAGCGTTGAAGTCCTCGATGCCCACACGCTAGTCGTGGCAATTGACACGAACTACCCCGGTGAAGACGGACGCAAGCCAGGCAAGCCGGACGATACCGAAGTCATTACCCTGCGTTTTGACAAGGCGCTGTTCGATCGTTCCGTCAAGTAA